A single genomic interval of Campylobacter anatolicus harbors:
- a CDS encoding acetolactate synthase large subunit, which translates to MKELNGSQMISEALKIEGVDVVFGYPGGAALNIYDETFKQDYFTHILTRHEQAAVHAADGYARASGKVGVAFVTSGPGFTNAVTGLATAYSDSIPLVLISGQVATSLIGTDAFQEIDAVGISRSCVKHNYLVKSIDELPKILKEAFYIARTGRPGPVHIDIPKDITAAVAKFEYPNEINIPTYKPTYKGNTKQIKKATETIENSKRPLLYIGGGAISSGASEIIRKFAKKTGIPAISTLMGLGVMDSADELNLGMAGMHGSYAANMAISESDLLIALGARFDDRITGKLSEFAKNAKIIHIDIDPSSISKIINAHFPIVGDLKGVVEELYERVKINDDRFATWREILARYNSLYPLKFTDSDDILKPQWVIQETANIVGKDAVITTDVGQHQMWVAQFYPLNKPRQLITSGGQGTMGFGLPAALGAKWAVGEKSVINFTGDGSILMNIQELMTSVVSKRPIINIILNNNFLGMVRQWQTFFYEQRYSNTDLSLQPDFVKLAESFGGIGFRVTNKNEFRAALDTALNSDKISLIDVVIDRFENVLPMVPAGAAIYNMILEDKGQK; encoded by the coding sequence ATGAAAGAGTTAAATGGCTCGCAAATGATAAGCGAGGCACTTAAAATAGAAGGCGTAGATGTGGTTTTTGGCTATCCCGGTGGTGCAGCATTAAATATCTACGATGAGACTTTTAAGCAGGATTATTTTACACACATTTTAACACGACACGAACAAGCAGCAGTTCATGCTGCGGATGGATATGCACGTGCTAGTGGTAAAGTAGGCGTGGCTTTTGTTACGTCTGGACCTGGTTTTACAAATGCCGTAACTGGATTAGCTACAGCTTATTCTGATAGCATTCCGTTAGTGCTTATAAGTGGACAGGTCGCGACATCGCTGATAGGAACGGACGCATTCCAAGAGATTGATGCGGTTGGCATCTCACGCTCTTGTGTAAAACATAATTATCTAGTAAAAAGCATTGATGAGTTACCTAAAATTTTAAAAGAGGCCTTTTATATAGCACGAACCGGTAGGCCAGGACCCGTGCATATCGATATACCAAAGGATATTACTGCAGCTGTGGCTAAATTTGAGTATCCAAATGAGATAAACATACCAACGTATAAGCCAACATATAAGGGCAATACAAAACAGATAAAAAAAGCCACTGAGACGATAGAAAACAGCAAACGACCACTTCTTTATATAGGTGGTGGTGCAATAAGCTCAGGTGCAAGTGAGATAATCAGAAAATTTGCTAAAAAGACCGGCATACCAGCTATCAGTACTTTGATGGGGCTTGGTGTAATGGATAGTGCAGATGAGCTAAACTTAGGTATGGCTGGTATGCACGGAAGTTATGCGGCAAATATGGCGATCTCTGAAAGCGATTTATTGATTGCACTTGGAGCAAGATTCGACGACCGAATAACGGGCAAACTAAGCGAATTTGCTAAAAATGCAAAGATAATTCACATAGATATCGATCCAAGCTCTATATCAAAGATTATAAATGCACATTTTCCGATCGTTGGTGATCTAAAAGGTGTCGTCGAAGAGCTTTATGAACGTGTGAAAATAAATGACGATAGATTTGCCACTTGGCGTGAAATTTTGGCACGTTATAACTCACTTTACCCGCTTAAATTTACAGACAGCGATGATATATTAAAACCGCAGTGGGTCATACAAGAGACGGCAAATATAGTCGGAAAAGATGCCGTTATCACAACAGATGTCGGACAGCATCAGATGTGGGTAGCTCAGTTTTATCCATTAAATAAACCGCGTCAGCTCATAACAAGTGGCGGACAGGGCACAATGGGGTTTGGACTTCCTGCAGCACTGGGTGCGAAGTGGGCTGTAGGCGAAAAGTCGGTTATAAATTTCACAGGAGATGGCTCAATACTTATGAATATCCAAGAGCTAATGACATCAGTTGTGAGTAAAAGACCGATCATAAATATTATATTAAATAACAACTTTTTAGGTATGGTGCGTCAGTGGCAGACATTTTTTTATGAGCAACGTTACTCAAATACCGATCTAAGTTTGCAACCTGATTTTGTTAAACTTGCTGAGAGCTTCGGCGGTATCGGTTTTAGAGTAACAAATAAGAATGAGTTTAGAGCAGCACTAGATACTGCACTAAATAGCGATAAAATTTCACTCATAGATGTCGTGATAGATCGCTTTGAAAACGTCTTACCAATGGTTCCAGCAGGTGCAGCGATATATAATATGATACTTGAAGATAAGGGTCAAAAATGA
- the ilvN gene encoding acetolactate synthase small subunit: MSVTRRVISVIVLNEHGVLARISGLFAGRGYNIDSLTVAPIPESKFSRLSIVTSGDERVLEQIVKQLHKLIPTYKVIESGEFVEKEMALVKINLSENFSGLDAILKAYNGSVANTNENYIIVMVSDDASRVDNFLKAIKKFNPVDIVRGGSILMDI; this comes from the coding sequence ATGAGTGTGACAAGAAGAGTAATATCAGTCATAGTTTTAAACGAACACGGCGTTTTAGCACGTATTTCTGGACTTTTTGCAGGGCGTGGGTACAACATAGATAGTCTTACGGTCGCACCGATACCAGAGAGTAAATTCTCACGTCTTAGTATAGTTACGAGTGGAGACGAGCGAGTTTTGGAGCAGATAGTAAAGCAGCTTCACAAACTGATACCGACATATAAAGTTATCGAAAGTGGTGAGTTTGTCGAAAAAGAGATGGCTTTAGTAAAGATCAATTTAAGTGAGAATTTCTCGGGACTTGATGCGATATTAAAAGCTTATAACGGCAGTGTTGCAAACACAAATGAAAACTACATAATCGTAATGGTCTCAGATGATGCGAGTAGGGTGGATAATTTTTTAAAGGCTATTAAGAAATTTAATCCTGTCGATATCGTACGTGGCGGCTCGATTTTAATGGATATTTAA
- the lpxD gene encoding UDP-3-O-(3-hydroxymyristoyl)glucosamine N-acyltransferase translates to MKLSEIAQKTGASFSGEDIEIFAINSLKNANKAELTYCDGEKNAKFIKDSNAGAILVSQNLLEFVPETMSAVVCENPHLAFAILSKDYAKPIFCEQKPSNIASSATIMPNVYIGSNVSVGENTIVMAGAYLGDNVKIGKNCIIHPNVVIYNDCIVGDECHLLANCVIGSDGFGYAHTKTGEHVKIYHNGNVVLGDFVEIGACTTIDRGVFESTKIANFTKIDNLVQVGHNCELGQGCLIVSQTGLAGSSVLGRNVVMGGQSGTAGHLRIGDFAQIAARGGVSKDIDGGKKYAGYPLQELGEFFKFQAKIARFFKKN, encoded by the coding sequence ATGAAATTAAGTGAAATAGCACAAAAAACAGGAGCAAGTTTTAGTGGCGAAGATATTGAAATTTTTGCTATAAATTCGCTTAAAAATGCAAATAAGGCAGAGCTGACATATTGCGATGGCGAGAAAAATGCTAAATTCATAAAAGATTCAAATGCAGGGGCGATATTGGTATCTCAAAATTTACTTGAGTTTGTTCCAGAGACGATGAGTGCAGTCGTATGTGAGAACCCACATTTGGCATTTGCGATACTTAGCAAAGATTACGCTAAGCCGATATTTTGTGAGCAAAAACCATCAAATATCGCTAGTAGTGCAACAATAATGCCAAATGTCTATATCGGCTCAAATGTCAGTGTGGGCGAAAACACTATCGTGATGGCTGGAGCCTATCTTGGTGATAATGTTAAGATTGGTAAAAACTGCATAATACACCCAAATGTAGTCATCTATAACGATTGCATAGTTGGCGATGAGTGTCATTTACTCGCAAACTGTGTTATCGGCTCAGATGGTTTTGGCTACGCACATACAAAAACTGGCGAACATGTTAAAATTTATCATAATGGTAACGTGGTGCTTGGTGATTTTGTCGAGATTGGAGCTTGTACGACTATAGATCGTGGTGTATTTGAAAGCACAAAGATAGCAAATTTTACAAAGATAGATAATCTCGTGCAAGTTGGACATAACTGTGAGTTGGGGCAGGGGTGTCTCATCGTCTCGCAAACTGGCTTGGCTGGATCAAGTGTTCTAGGACGCAACGTCGTTATGGGCGGACAAAGTGGCACTGCCGGGCACCTACGCATTGGCGACTTCGCACAGATTGCAGCACGTGGCGGTGTGAGTAAGGATATAGATGGCGGTAAAAAATACGCTGGATATCCGCTTCAAGAGCTTGGAGAGTTTTTTAAGTTTCAAGCTAAAATCGCTAGATTTTTTAAGAAAAATTGA
- the tgt gene encoding tRNA guanosine(34) transglycosylase Tgt has protein sequence MKFQIQKTDGSARAGKITTAHSEILTPVFMPVGTVGAVKSLEATDMSEILDAKIILANTYHMYLRPGSKVVREFGGLHGFSKFNRSFLTDSGGFQAFSLRANTKNDESGIKFKSHIDGSTHYFTPRSVLDTQYDLGSDIMMVLDDLVELPRHPDELSTDEKARLQKRIELSIKRTINWAKQSIEYHRSNQIKGIGINQNIFGIIQGGTDYTARKACAQALCEMEFDGLAIGGLSVGETNEQMYDTVEAVMPFIDESRPRYLMGVGTPEDLVENVERGVDMFDCVMPTRNARNGTLFTSFGKINIKSARFINDHDPIDSECNCHTCQHYSRGYLNHLFKARELTFFRLASLHNLHYYLNLMKQIREAIIHKEFAKFKRNFYAKRS, from the coding sequence ATGAAATTTCAGATACAAAAAACGGACGGTTCGGCTCGTGCTGGCAAGATAACAACTGCTCATAGCGAGATTTTAACACCTGTTTTTATGCCTGTTGGTACTGTTGGTGCAGTAAAAAGTCTAGAAGCAACTGATATGAGCGAGATACTTGATGCTAAAATCATCTTAGCAAATACTTATCATATGTATCTACGTCCTGGTAGTAAAGTTGTGCGTGAGTTTGGCGGACTACACGGATTTTCTAAATTTAACCGTTCATTTTTGACTGACAGTGGTGGCTTTCAGGCGTTTTCGCTACGTGCAAACACTAAAAATGATGAAAGCGGTATAAAATTTAAAAGCCATATAGATGGCTCAACACACTATTTCACGCCAAGATCAGTACTAGATACGCAGTATGACCTAGGCTCTGACATAATGATGGTACTTGACGATCTAGTAGAGCTACCACGCCACCCTGATGAGCTAAGCACTGATGAGAAGGCACGGCTACAAAAACGTATAGAGCTAAGTATCAAACGTACGATAAATTGGGCTAAACAAAGCATTGAGTATCATAGATCAAACCAAATCAAAGGTATCGGTATAAACCAAAATATCTTTGGCATTATCCAGGGTGGAACAGACTACACTGCACGGAAAGCGTGTGCACAGGCACTTTGTGAGATGGAATTTGATGGACTTGCGATCGGCGGACTGAGCGTAGGAGAGACAAATGAGCAAATGTATGACACAGTTGAAGCAGTAATGCCATTTATCGATGAGAGCAGACCACGTTACTTAATGGGTGTGGGAACACCTGAAGATTTAGTCGAAAACGTCGAGCGTGGTGTAGATATGTTTGACTGCGTTATGCCAACACGAAACGCACGAAACGGCACTCTTTTTACAAGCTTTGGCAAGATAAATATAAAATCAGCTAGATTTATAAACGATCACGATCCGATTGATAGCGAGTGCAACTGTCATACCTGCCAACATTACTCGCGTGGCTATCTTAATCACCTTTTTAAAGCACGTGAGCTTACATTTTTTCGACTTGCAAGTTTGCATAATCTTCATTATTATCTAAATTTAATGAAGCAAATTCGTGAAGCGATAATACATAAAGAATTTGCTAAATTTAAGAGAAATTTTTACGCAAAACGAAGTTAA
- a CDS encoding RNA pyrophosphohydrolase, translated as MIMSKNYRLNVAAVILSSSYPFKCEIFIARRVDLRDVWQFPQGGIDKGESPKQALLRELKEEIGTDMVQILDEYPEWLSYDFPSNASKKMYPYDGQTQRYFLVRLKNDANISLDTKHPEFSEYKFINVRDVLNDINHFKKPIYSKVLTYFKEKGFF; from the coding sequence ATGATAATGTCTAAAAACTATAGACTAAATGTCGCAGCAGTCATTCTGTCTAGTTCATATCCTTTTAAATGTGAAATATTTATTGCACGTAGAGTCGATTTACGAGATGTTTGGCAGTTTCCACAAGGTGGCATAGACAAGGGTGAGAGTCCAAAACAGGCACTTTTAAGAGAGCTTAAAGAGGAGATAGGCACAGATATGGTGCAAATACTTGATGAGTATCCAGAATGGCTTAGCTATGACTTTCCAAGTAATGCAAGTAAAAAAATGTATCCTTATGATGGACAGACACAGAGATATTTTCTAGTACGTTTAAAAAACGATGCAAACATTAGTTTGGATACAAAACATCCTGAGTTTAGTGAATACAAATTTATTAATGTACGTGATGTTTTAAACGATATAAATCACTTTAAAAAGCCGATTTATAGCAAGGTTTTAACTTATTTTAAAGAGAAAGGATTTTTTTAA
- a CDS encoding aspartate kinase: protein MLIVQKFGGTSVGTLERIEAVADRVIETKRSGADVVVVVSAMSGVTNQLVEYGEHFCKHPNGVAMDMLLSSGEQVTTALLTIALNAKGYECVGLTGAMAGIITDDIHTKARIEKIDIKRMKDELSAGRIVVVAGFQGIDEHGDITTLGRGGSDLSAVAIAGALRADLCEIFTDVDGVYTTDPRIEKKAKKLEKISYDEMLELASAGAKVLQNRSVEMAKKLNVKLVTRSSFNHNEGTLITQEDSMEAVLVSGIALDKNQARVTLRKIIDKPGIAAEIFTALAHKNINVDMIIQNVGYDGTTNLGFTVPQNELDIAKETMRELAVTNNIEYDDAIVKVSVVGVGMKSHSGVACLAFETLAKEGINIQMISTSEIKISMIVDQKYGELAVRVLHEAYKLDK from the coding sequence ATGCTAATCGTTCAAAAATTTGGCGGCACAAGTGTTGGGACACTTGAGCGTATAGAGGCGGTTGCAGATCGCGTAATAGAGACTAAACGATCCGGTGCAGATGTCGTTGTGGTCGTCTCTGCGATGAGCGGTGTTACAAATCAGCTTGTCGAATACGGCGAACACTTCTGTAAGCATCCAAATGGCGTAGCTATGGATATGCTACTTAGCTCCGGAGAGCAGGTAACAACAGCACTTTTAACTATCGCTTTAAACGCCAAAGGATATGAGTGTGTCGGCCTAACAGGTGCGATGGCAGGTATAATAACCGATGATATTCATACAAAAGCACGTATCGAAAAGATAGATATAAAGCGTATGAAAGATGAACTTAGTGCTGGGCGTATAGTTGTGGTGGCTGGATTTCAAGGCATTGATGAACACGGCGATATAACTACACTTGGACGCGGCGGAAGCGATTTGAGTGCGGTTGCCATAGCTGGAGCACTACGTGCTGATTTGTGTGAAATTTTTACAGATGTTGATGGCGTATATACAACGGATCCACGGATAGAAAAAAAGGCAAAAAAACTTGAAAAAATAAGTTATGATGAGATGCTTGAACTTGCAAGTGCTGGTGCAAAAGTTCTACAGAATCGCTCTGTAGAGATGGCAAAAAAACTAAATGTTAAGCTAGTAACAAGAAGTAGTTTTAATCATAATGAAGGAACACTCATAACACAGGAGGATAGTATGGAAGCAGTTTTAGTAAGTGGTATAGCATTGGATAAAAATCAAGCAAGAGTAACATTGCGTAAAATAATAGATAAGCCAGGTATTGCAGCTGAAATTTTTACAGCACTTGCACACAAAAATATAAATGTAGATATGATAATACAAAATGTAGGATACGATGGGACAACAAATTTAGGCTTTACTGTTCCACAAAATGAGCTAGACATCGCAAAAGAGACTATGAGAGAGTTGGCTGTAACTAATAATATCGAATACGACGATGCTATAGTTAAAGTCTCAGTCGTGGGTGTGGGTATGAAGAGCCATAGTGGTGTTGCTTGTTTGGCATTTGAAACGCTTGCAAAAGAAGGGATAAATATCCAAATGATCTCAACTAGCGAGATAAAAATTTCAATGATAGTCGATCAAAAATATGGCGAATTAGCTGTTCGTGTGTTGCACGAAGCGTATAAATTAGATAAATAA
- a CDS encoding HobA family DNA replication regulator: protein MQDLIKWTLDAIRKESASMSWMEERRVEWTPLLASRLKFLLQGRTFIVITDDDRTWFETYLLKKINSPANARPLLPFVSLRAIYPSLDEINSKEQILLLQDMLSIAFPNGYVYFYIGKSIDKRAQIAKGADDSYMWLFDEQAQNSFYLNSSDENLDIKLISLFKLFDKSIDAVLFAKVIL, encoded by the coding sequence ATGCAAGATCTGATAAAATGGACGCTTGACGCGATCAGAAAAGAAAGTGCGTCTATGAGTTGGATGGAAGAGCGTCGCGTGGAGTGGACGCCACTTCTTGCTTCGAGACTCAAATTTTTACTACAAGGACGCACATTTATTGTTATCACTGACGATGATCGAACATGGTTTGAGACATATCTGCTTAAAAAGATCAATAGCCCTGCAAATGCTCGTCCATTATTGCCATTTGTGAGTTTACGTGCGATCTATCCATCACTTGATGAGATAAACTCAAAGGAACAAATTTTACTTTTACAAGATATGCTGAGTATCGCATTTCCGAATGGCTATGTCTATTTTTATATAGGCAAAAGTATCGATAAACGTGCTCAGATCGCAAAAGGTGCTGATGATAGCTATATGTGGTTATTTGACGAACAGGCACAAAATAGCTTCTATCTAAATTCAAGTGATGAAAATTTAGATATAAAGTTAATATCACTTTTTAAGCTTTTTGATAAAAGTATCGACGCTGTACTTTTTGCAAAGGTTATTTTGTAG
- a CDS encoding DNA polymerase III subunit delta' has protein sequence MISKIIITSDFDGLKTQLESEFGSKNLRFFISDEFLIENAHDVINEAYIAEVSEKMLVIMTKSYRTEAQNALLKIIEEPPRNIKFLIAINSKNMLLPTIRSRLIVENRIQKIEKNQLNLNLKALSLKEIYKFIDECVENERADKFGKNELKALLSCIMTKALESGFKFSQDEFEYFYKLISLADLNTKCHALLTPLLLIILEKGRV, from the coding sequence ATGATTAGCAAGATCATAATCACAAGCGATTTTGATGGGCTAAAAACACAGCTTGAAAGTGAGTTTGGTTCTAAAAATTTGAGATTTTTTATAAGCGATGAGTTTTTAATAGAAAACGCTCATGATGTTATAAACGAAGCTTATATCGCCGAAGTAAGTGAAAAGATGCTTGTAATAATGACTAAAAGCTATCGCACTGAAGCACAAAATGCACTATTAAAAATTATCGAAGAGCCACCGAGAAATATCAAATTTTTAATTGCCATAAATAGTAAAAATATGCTATTGCCTACGATCAGATCGCGTTTGATCGTAGAAAACAGAATACAAAAGATTGAAAAAAACCAGCTTAATTTAAATTTAAAAGCTCTAAGTTTAAAAGAAATTTATAAATTTATAGATGAATGCGTAGAAAATGAACGAGCTGACAAATTTGGCAAAAACGAGTTAAAAGCCCTTTTGTCTTGCATTATGACTAAAGCATTAGAAAGTGGCTTTAAATTTAGTCAAGATGAGTTCGAGTATTTTTATAAGCTAATAAGCCTAGCCGATCTAAATACAAAATGCCACGCACTTTTAACTCCACTTTTGCTTATTATACTTGAAAAAGGACGTGTATGA
- the folP gene encoding dihydropteroate synthase codes for MKFYKINKDSDFNAICECIKPSMAGANLMAKKSCINFIFIDNISSPAANILKQDALSVGAELVTHNDTILAHDLCSNALLMGTDAQLEALAKKEKVQDFGLKNLANFLSKNFKKPTKPQIMGVVNINEDSFNAKSRINNSNGIKRIEAMIEQGASYIDLGGVSSRPGSVYCGREEEFRRIKDIVDEIYRLNLHQKAKFSLDSFDEYCLEYVLNHGFAMINDITANTNLAILAARYDAEFCMMHMQGDPQNMQNAPHYDDLIGEMDEFFDQKIQQVTALGAKKLVLDVGIGFGKTAKHNMLLIKHLEHFLHFGYPLLVGASRKSVINFYAPSEVSERLPGSLYLHLKSFENGAKIIRTHDVSEHAQMFALDCAMRDTNLW; via the coding sequence ATGAAATTTTATAAGATTAACAAAGACAGTGACTTTAATGCCATTTGTGAGTGTATCAAGCCTAGCATGGCTGGAGCAAATTTGATGGCAAAAAAGAGCTGTATAAATTTTATTTTTATTGACAATATAAGCTCTCCAGCGGCAAATATCTTAAAACAAGATGCTTTAAGCGTTGGTGCGGAGTTAGTAACTCATAATGATACTATTTTAGCACATGATCTATGTTCAAATGCACTTTTGATGGGGACTGACGCTCAGCTTGAGGCATTGGCAAAAAAAGAAAAAGTGCAGGACTTTGGGCTTAAAAATTTAGCAAATTTTTTGTCTAAAAACTTTAAAAAGCCTACAAAGCCTCAAATAATGGGCGTTGTAAATATAAATGAAGATAGCTTTAATGCAAAGAGTCGTATAAATAATTCAAATGGTATTAAGCGTATCGAAGCTATGATCGAGCAGGGTGCTAGCTACATCGATCTTGGCGGTGTTAGCTCACGACCTGGCAGTGTCTATTGCGGTCGAGAAGAGGAGTTTAGGCGGATTAAGGATATCGTAGATGAAATTTATCGTCTAAATTTGCACCAAAAGGCAAAATTTAGTCTCGATAGTTTTGATGAATACTGCCTTGAATACGTGCTAAATCATGGATTTGCTATGATAAATGATATAACAGCAAATACAAATTTGGCTATCCTTGCGGCAAGATATGACGCAGAATTTTGTATGATGCATATGCAAGGCGATCCGCAAAATATGCAAAATGCACCACATTATGATGATTTAATTGGTGAGATGGATGAATTTTTCGATCAAAAGATTCAACAGGTAACGGCCTTGGGAGCTAAAAAGCTTGTGCTTGATGTAGGGATTGGCTTTGGTAAAACTGCTAAGCATAATATGTTGCTTATTAAACACTTGGAGCATTTTTTGCATTTTGGCTATCCTCTTTTAGTAGGAGCTAGTCGTAAGTCAGTTATAAATTTTTACGCACCAAGTGAAGTAAGCGAGAGATTGCCAGGTAGCTTGTATCTGCACTTAAAATCCTTTGAAAATGGTGCTAAGATCATTAGAACACATGATGTTAGCGAACACGCACAGATGTTTGCACTTGATTGTGCGATGAGAGATACAAATTTGTGGTAA
- the ligA gene encoding NAD-dependent DNA ligase LigA: MTKRYEYEKAVETLNEWAKAYYENDTPIASDEEYDALYRWVVEFEEKYPEEISLFSPTLRIGGAVSDGFSKASHIKQMWSMEDIFNIDELNAWLKRGEKWGRKFVVEPKFDGASLNLLYENGILVRAITRGDGLVGEDVTINAKTIKSIPLKISYNERIEIRGEVVIKKSDFDAINEERVKNGEVVLSNPRNAAAGSLRQLDSSVTSKRKLLFIPWGVGEHSLKFTRHSEIMGFVRSLGFKRDEFFKVISADEIENAYNELLLKRDSKAVMLDGMVIRVDDIKDCEELGYTVKFPKFMVAFKFPAIEKVTRLVDIALQVGRSGVVTPVGILDEVMIDGARVRSATLHNFDEIARLGVMKNDYVSVIRSGDVIPKITNVFKDRRDGTEQIIERPKFCPECGSHLLDEGVFIKCQNLDCKARVVASIIHYASKKCLNIDGLGDAIINLLYEKRLITRIIDIYLLKFEDFLGLEGFKDKKISNLLNAIQMSKGCELSRFITGLGCEHIGEVAAKKIAENFGDEWLDVSYNELISLDGFGEEMVKSFVEFKDVNRNSILNLLAIVKPVAKKIQTIQNALSGKSFVITGTLSRPRDEIKVELESYGAKVVGSVSKKTDFVLAGTEAGSKLEKANELGVRVIDESEYERLKVLDSKDEI; the protein is encoded by the coding sequence ATGACTAAACGATATGAGTATGAAAAGGCAGTAGAAACGCTAAACGAATGGGCGAAGGCGTATTATGAAAATGATACGCCTATTGCGAGTGATGAAGAGTATGATGCTCTGTATCGTTGGGTGGTAGAATTTGAAGAGAAATATCCAGAAGAGATCTCGCTATTTTCACCTACATTGCGTATCGGCGGAGCTGTGAGTGATGGATTTAGTAAGGCCTCGCACATAAAGCAAATGTGGAGTATGGAGGATATTTTTAATATTGATGAGCTAAATGCTTGGCTAAAACGCGGTGAAAAATGGGGGCGAAAATTTGTTGTTGAACCTAAATTTGATGGAGCTAGCTTAAATTTACTCTATGAAAATGGCATTTTAGTACGAGCTATCACGCGTGGAGATGGACTAGTTGGTGAAGATGTAACGATAAATGCTAAGACGATAAAATCCATACCACTTAAAATTTCATACAACGAGCGTATAGAGATCCGTGGCGAGGTCGTGATAAAAAAGAGCGACTTTGACGCAATAAATGAAGAGCGAGTTAAAAATGGCGAAGTGGTGCTTTCAAATCCTAGAAATGCCGCAGCCGGAAGCTTGCGTCAGCTAGATAGTAGTGTGACATCAAAGCGAAAGCTACTATTTATCCCTTGGGGGGTGGGTGAGCATAGTCTAAAATTTACACGACATAGTGAGATAATGGGCTTTGTACGTTCTCTTGGTTTTAAGCGTGATGAGTTTTTCAAAGTTATAAGTGCAGATGAGATAGAAAATGCATACAATGAGCTTTTACTAAAACGCGATAGCAAGGCGGTTATGCTTGATGGTATGGTAATTCGCGTTGATGATATAAAAGACTGTGAAGAGCTTGGATATACAGTTAAGTTTCCTAAATTTATGGTCGCTTTTAAATTTCCAGCGATCGAAAAAGTTACGCGTTTGGTAGATATTGCTTTACAAGTAGGACGGAGTGGTGTCGTTACGCCTGTTGGCATACTTGATGAAGTTATGATAGATGGGGCTAGAGTGCGTTCCGCAACACTACATAATTTTGATGAGATTGCACGACTTGGTGTGATGAAAAACGACTACGTTTCAGTTATTCGTTCAGGCGATGTGATACCAAAAATTACAAATGTATTTAAAGATCGCAGGGATGGCACTGAGCAAATTATCGAGCGACCGAAGTTTTGCCCTGAGTGTGGTTCACATCTGCTTGATGAGGGTGTGTTTATCAAATGTCAAAATCTTGACTGTAAGGCACGAGTTGTCGCATCTATCATTCACTATGCATCTAAAAAGTGCCTAAATATCGATGGTTTGGGTGATGCGATTATAAATTTACTCTATGAAAAGAGGCTGATAACTCGTATTATAGACATTTATTTGCTTAAATTTGAAGATTTTTTAGGACTTGAAGGCTTTAAAGATAAAAAAATTTCAAATTTATTAAATGCAATACAAATGAGTAAAGGTTGTGAACTATCACGATTTATCACTGGCCTAGGGTGTGAACATATCGGTGAAGTAGCGGCTAAAAAAATAGCTGAAAATTTTGGTGATGAGTGGCTTGATGTAAGTTATAACGAGCTTATAAGTTTAGATGGATTCGGCGAAGAAATGGTGAAAAGCTTTGTTGAGTTTAAAGATGTTAATCGTAATAGCATCTTAAATTTATTAGCTATCGTAAAACCAGTGGCAAAAAAGATTCAAACAATACAAAATGCATTGAGTGGTAAGAGCTTTGTTATCACCGGTACTCTAAGTCGCCCACGAGATGAGATTAAAGTTGAGCTTGAAAGCTATGGAGCCAAAGTTGTCGGCTCAGTTTCTAAAAAGACGGACTTTGTTTTAGCTGGCACAGAGGCTGGAAGTAAGCTAGAAAAAGCAAATGAGCTTGGTGTTCGTGTGATAGATGAGAGCGAGTATGAGAGATTAAAGGTGTTAGATAGTAAAGATGAGATTTGA